One genomic segment of Prochlorococcus marinus str. MIT 0919 includes these proteins:
- the gluQRS gene encoding tRNA glutamyl-Q(34) synthetase GluQRS, whose amino-acid sequence MDKLLSVSLAKAFQTGSSLREVGYSGRFAPSPTGPLHLGNFRTALISWLKARSSSGKWILRIDDLDTPRIFPGSIEKIKEDLLWLGLSWDDPIVFQSNRKDLYESAIKFLIEKGNIYACKCTRKTLAAISKSVAGLNIYPGRCRDLGLPLDSSNSIPNSLRLKVDKYYLQSSGDVIVRRSDGIIAYHLATVIDDLSLGITEVVRGSDLASSLPSQLAIKDDLHYEKIIYSHLPVMLNSDGTKLSKRYGGITLDYFKEKGMKSSKVIGLLASTLNLVPKYSELSCDELLSDIKQRSYQLDNLCESQFIS is encoded by the coding sequence ATGGATAAATTGTTGTCTGTTTCTCTTGCTAAGGCATTTCAAACTGGCTCTAGCCTTAGGGAGGTTGGCTATTCTGGCCGTTTTGCCCCTTCCCCAACAGGCCCACTTCATCTGGGTAATTTTCGTACGGCTTTAATTTCATGGCTAAAAGCTCGTAGTTCCTCAGGGAAATGGATTCTTAGAATTGATGATCTCGACACACCAAGGATTTTTCCTGGCTCAATAGAAAAAATTAAGGAAGACCTTTTATGGTTAGGTTTGTCTTGGGATGACCCAATAGTTTTTCAAAGTAATAGGAAGGATTTATATGAATCAGCAATAAAATTTCTTATAGAAAAAGGGAACATATACGCTTGTAAATGCACTAGGAAAACTTTAGCGGCTATTAGTAAATCTGTTGCTGGGTTGAATATTTACCCTGGAAGATGTAGGGATTTGGGCTTGCCTTTAGACTCTTCAAATTCAATACCTAATAGTTTGCGATTAAAAGTTGATAAATATTATTTACAATCATCGGGTGATGTAATTGTGAGACGTTCAGATGGCATTATCGCGTACCATTTGGCAACAGTAATAGATGACCTTTCTCTTGGTATTACTGAAGTTGTAAGAGGTAGTGACTTGGCCTCATCTTTGCCTTCACAACTTGCCATTAAGGATGATTTACATTATGAAAAAATTATTTACAGTCATTTACCTGTTATGTTGAACTCAGATGGAACAAAGTTATCAAAACGTTATGGTGGAATTACTTTAGATTATTTCAAAGAAAAAGGGATGAAATCTTCAAAAGTAATAGGACTGCTTGCTTCGACTCTTAACTTAGTGCCAAAGTACTCTGAGTTATCATGTGACGAGCTTTTAAGCGATATAAAGCAAAGAAGTTATCAACTAGATAATTTATGTGAAAGTCAATTTATTTCTTGA
- a CDS encoding sugar transferase, with product MVKTKHSYDRSLKRAGDIVFSLTVLLIGSPVYILIGLLVKISSSGPVFYKQERVGRNLSKFGCIKFRTMYPEAEDILNNLLENHPNFREEFERDFKIRNDPRVTPVGKFLRRSSLDELPQFINVLKGDMSVVGPRPIIQEEVIRYGECMNEVNAIKPGITGLWQISGRNNLSYKRRVDLDIAYVRKRSLLMDFRIIIRTIFVLLFPRDRGAY from the coding sequence ATGGTAAAAACAAAGCATTCGTATGATAGAAGCCTTAAAAGGGCAGGAGACATTGTTTTCTCCCTGACAGTCCTGTTAATAGGCTCTCCAGTATATATTTTAATAGGTTTACTTGTGAAAATAAGCTCTTCTGGACCAGTCTTTTATAAACAAGAAAGGGTTGGCCGTAATTTATCTAAATTTGGATGTATAAAATTTCGTACTATGTACCCTGAGGCAGAAGATATTTTAAATAATCTTCTTGAAAATCATCCTAATTTTAGGGAAGAGTTTGAGAGAGATTTTAAAATTCGAAATGATCCACGTGTGACACCTGTTGGTAAATTCCTTAGACGTTCAAGTCTTGATGAGTTGCCTCAATTTATAAATGTATTAAAAGGTGATATGAGTGTTGTTGGTCCTAGGCCTATTATCCAGGAAGAGGTAATTCGTTATGGAGAATGTATGAATGAAGTCAATGCTATAAAGCCTGGTATAACTGGCTTATGGCAAATTAGTGGTAGAAATAATTTAAGTTATAAAAGAAGAGTAGATCTAGATATTGCTTATGTACGCAAAAGGAGTCTTTTGATGGACTTTAGAATAATTATAAGAACCATTTTTGTTTTATTGTTTCCAAGAGATAGAGGAGCTTATTGA
- a CDS encoding ATP-dependent Clp protease proteolytic subunit, with amino-acid sequence MPIGTPSVPYRLPGSQFERWVDIYTRLGAERILFLGQEVNDGVANSLVAQMLYLDSEDSTKPIYLYINSPGGSVTAGLAIYDTMKYVKSDVVTICVGLAASMGAFLLSAGTKGKRLALPHSRIMIHQPLGGTSQRQASDIEIEAKEILRIKEMLNISLAEMTGQSFEKIEKDTDRDYFLSASEAKEYGLIDKVICHPNEA; translated from the coding sequence ATGCCAATTGGTACTCCAAGTGTTCCGTATAGACTTCCTGGAAGTCAATTTGAACGATGGGTAGATATTTACACAAGACTTGGCGCAGAAAGAATCTTATTTCTCGGTCAAGAAGTTAACGATGGTGTTGCGAACAGTCTCGTAGCTCAGATGCTTTATCTTGACTCTGAAGATAGTACAAAACCTATTTATTTGTACATAAATAGTCCTGGAGGTTCTGTCACTGCAGGTCTAGCCATATACGACACTATGAAATATGTAAAAAGTGATGTAGTTACAATATGCGTTGGGCTTGCGGCTTCGATGGGTGCATTCCTTTTGTCAGCTGGTACTAAAGGGAAAAGACTCGCGTTACCCCATAGCCGAATAATGATTCATCAACCTCTAGGAGGGACCTCACAAAGGCAAGCAAGCGATATAGAGATTGAAGCCAAAGAAATACTGCGCATCAAAGAAATGCTAAATATTTCGCTGGCTGAGATGACAGGTCAAAGCTTTGAAAAGATTGAGAAGGATACTGACAGGGACTACTTTCTAAGTGCTTCAGAAGCCAAAGAGTATGGATTAATTGACAAAGTTATCTGTCATCCAAATGAGGCTTAG
- a CDS encoding PIN/TRAM domain-containing protein has protein sequence MVGLLVLILFLIAGIASAWFGRDFIPETLFDNFQNPEILISSIGGLIGLITGILFQQLNKNLTKQTKDTPTDLLVSRALGLILGLLVANLILAPILLLPLPKEVSFIKPLIAVLSNIFFGVLGYNLGEIHGRTFLRLLNPNSTEALLIAEGILTPARGKILDTSVIIDGRIKGLLDCGLIEGQIIVAQTVIEELQKLADSSNTEKRSKGRRGLKLLNNLRESFGRRLVINYTKYQGNGTDDRLLKLTEETGGTLITADFNLAQVAQVRELKILNLSDLVIALRPEVQPGEKLNLKIVREGKEDTQGVAYLDDGTMVVIEGAKKLIGERLEVIITGALQTPSGRMIFGKLERDLPANKSDKKKPSSGQ, from the coding sequence ATGGTGGGATTGCTAGTCCTCATTCTATTCTTGATTGCTGGGATAGCCAGTGCTTGGTTTGGTCGTGATTTTATACCAGAAACTTTATTTGATAATTTCCAAAATCCCGAGATTCTGATCTCAAGCATTGGAGGATTAATAGGTCTTATCACAGGAATATTGTTTCAGCAGTTAAATAAAAATCTTACCAAGCAAACAAAAGATACTCCTACAGATCTACTTGTAAGTCGCGCATTAGGTCTAATACTTGGTCTTCTTGTAGCAAATTTAATTTTAGCTCCAATACTTTTATTGCCTCTTCCAAAAGAAGTTTCTTTCATAAAGCCCTTAATAGCAGTTCTAAGTAATATTTTCTTTGGAGTTCTAGGCTATAACCTTGGCGAGATTCACGGAAGAACATTTCTTAGGCTATTGAATCCAAATAGCACAGAAGCCCTTTTAATTGCAGAAGGGATTCTTACTCCTGCAAGGGGTAAGATTCTAGATACAAGTGTAATTATTGATGGCAGGATTAAAGGCCTACTTGATTGTGGACTAATTGAAGGGCAAATAATTGTTGCTCAAACTGTCATTGAAGAATTGCAAAAACTTGCCGATTCAAGCAATACAGAGAAGAGGTCAAAAGGTAGGCGGGGACTTAAGTTACTAAATAATTTGAGGGAAAGTTTTGGAAGAAGACTAGTTATTAATTATACGAAATATCAAGGCAATGGTACCGATGATCGACTTTTAAAACTAACAGAAGAAACCGGGGGGACATTAATTACTGCTGATTTCAATCTTGCTCAAGTTGCACAAGTTAGAGAACTCAAAATCTTAAATCTTAGTGATTTAGTTATAGCACTGAGGCCAGAAGTACAACCTGGTGAAAAATTAAACTTAAAAATCGTTCGAGAAGGGAAAGAAGATACACAAGGAGTCGCTTATCTTGACGATGGGACAATGGTAGTAATTGAAGGTGCTAAGAAATTAATAGGAGAAAGATTAGAAGTTATCATTACTGGAGCTCTCCAGACACCATCGGGAAGAATGATTTTCGGGAAACTGGAAAGAGATCTTCCTGCTAACAAATCTGATAAAAAAAAGCCCTCTTCTGGTCAGTAA
- the ilvC gene encoding ketol-acid reductoisomerase has translation MAQLFYDSDADLSLLNGKTVAIIGYGSQGHAHALNLKDSGVNVVVGLYDGSRSANKAIADGLEVLSVSDASERADWIMILLPDEFQKDVYKNEIEKHLKPGKVLSFAHGFNIRFELIKPPSFVDVVMIAPKGPGHTVRWEFQNGQGVPALFAIEQDSSGKARDLAMAYAKGIGGTRAGILETNFKEETETDLFGEQAVLCGGLSALVKAGFETLVDAGYQPELAYFECLHEVKLIVDLMVKGGLTAMRDSISNTAEYGDYVSGPRLITSETKKEMKKILQDIQDGTFAKNFVKECDAGKPEMKRIRNEDASLPIEQVGKGLRSMFSWLKTD, from the coding sequence ATGGCTCAACTCTTTTACGATTCAGATGCTGATCTAAGCCTCCTCAATGGGAAAACTGTTGCAATCATTGGCTATGGATCGCAAGGACATGCACATGCTTTAAACCTTAAGGATAGTGGTGTCAACGTTGTTGTAGGCCTCTACGACGGAAGCAGGTCTGCCAACAAAGCAATCGCAGATGGGCTGGAAGTATTAAGTGTTTCAGATGCCTCGGAAAGAGCTGACTGGATAATGATTCTTTTACCCGATGAGTTCCAAAAAGATGTTTACAAGAATGAAATAGAAAAACATCTAAAGCCTGGCAAAGTTTTAAGTTTTGCCCATGGCTTCAACATTCGTTTTGAATTAATCAAACCGCCATCCTTTGTTGACGTGGTAATGATTGCTCCTAAAGGCCCCGGACATACGGTGCGTTGGGAGTTCCAAAATGGTCAAGGGGTACCAGCTTTATTTGCTATTGAACAAGACTCTTCAGGTAAAGCAAGAGATCTTGCTATGGCTTATGCAAAGGGTATAGGTGGTACCAGAGCAGGTATCTTGGAAACCAACTTCAAAGAAGAAACTGAGACGGATTTGTTTGGGGAACAGGCTGTTCTATGTGGAGGACTATCTGCATTAGTCAAAGCTGGTTTCGAAACTCTTGTAGATGCTGGTTATCAACCAGAACTGGCCTATTTCGAATGCTTACATGAAGTTAAATTGATTGTCGATCTAATGGTCAAAGGCGGTCTTACTGCTATGCGCGATTCCATCTCAAATACAGCTGAATATGGCGATTATGTTTCCGGACCTAGGCTCATTACTTCAGAGACTAAAAAAGAAATGAAAAAAATCCTTCAAGATATTCAAGACGGAACATTTGCAAAAAATTTCGTGAAGGAATGCGATGCAGGTAAACCAGAAATGAAAAGGATACGAAATGAAGATGCCTCTTTACCTATTGAACAAGTAGGCAAAGGTTTGCGTTCTATGTTCAGCTGGCTAAAAACAGACTGA
- the cbiB gene encoding adenosylcobinamide-phosphate synthase CbiB, protein MFGAILLDLAIGDPRPLPHPVEVMGLIINNLRRVVENLARNNHLGLRIGGSFITFVIFSITILIGWITEQYLLYRLSLPPFISSTILIFFLASSLAAKSLSKSILKVIDNLNNQSSEQRIEKARKELSQIVGRDVSLLNEKEILRATAETASENGVDGVFAPLFWMGIGVFSWQVLSPSLPGPLALALGFKASSTMDSMLGYKKGTLKWLGTASARLDDLLTFIPCRLVVITLPLVTKKWKDTPYLIRHAIKDGSKDLSPNSGLSEAIFAYCTEIKMGGENIYKGETITKPILAGNCSEADQKGILKILNLIIRLEILWLFLIGFISLILK, encoded by the coding sequence ATTTTTGGCGCCATATTGCTTGATTTAGCAATAGGAGATCCTCGGCCACTTCCCCACCCTGTAGAGGTTATGGGGTTAATTATCAATAATTTAAGAAGAGTAGTTGAGAATTTAGCTAGAAATAATCATTTAGGACTAAGGATAGGAGGTTCATTTATAACTTTCGTTATATTCTCTATTACAATTCTCATTGGATGGATTACTGAACAATATTTGCTTTACAGACTTTCACTGCCACCTTTTATTAGTTCAACAATACTTATATTTTTTTTAGCAAGTTCATTGGCAGCAAAAAGTTTATCTAAAAGTATTTTAAAGGTAATTGATAACTTAAACAATCAATCATCCGAACAAAGAATCGAGAAAGCACGTAAAGAGCTAAGCCAAATTGTCGGAAGAGACGTCTCGCTATTAAACGAGAAAGAAATCTTGAGAGCAACTGCAGAAACTGCAAGCGAAAATGGTGTAGACGGAGTTTTTGCACCTCTTTTTTGGATGGGAATAGGAGTATTTTCTTGGCAAGTACTATCTCCTTCTTTACCTGGTCCTTTAGCTTTAGCTTTAGGGTTTAAAGCCAGTAGCACGATGGATTCTATGCTTGGCTACAAGAAAGGAACCCTTAAGTGGCTTGGGACTGCAAGTGCAAGACTTGATGACCTATTAACTTTTATACCTTGCAGATTAGTCGTTATAACATTGCCATTAGTCACGAAGAAATGGAAAGACACACCTTATCTAATAAGGCATGCAATCAAAGATGGTTCTAAAGATCTATCTCCAAACTCAGGTCTTTCAGAAGCAATTTTTGCTTACTGCACAGAAATAAAAATGGGCGGGGAGAATATATACAAGGGCGAAACCATAACCAAGCCAATTCTTGCGGGAAATTGCAGCGAAGCAGATCAAAAAGGTATTTTAAAAATTTTAAACCTGATTATTAGACTTGAAATATTATGGCTATTTTTAATAGGTTTTATATCCCTTATTCTTAAATAG
- a CDS encoding ATP-dependent Clp protease proteolytic subunit: MTVSAPYYGDSSVLRTPPPDLPSLLLKERIVYLGLPLFSDDDAKRQLGMDVTELIIAQLLYLEFDNPDKPIYFYINSTGTSWYTGDAIGFETEAFAICDTISYIKPPIHTICIGQAMGTAAVILSAGTKGQRAALPHSSIVLHQPRSGAQGQATDIQIRAKEVIHNKHAMLEILSKNTGRSIEQLSKDSDRMSYLNPHQAVEYGLIDRVLKSRKDLPTSLPAKGSTS; the protein is encoded by the coding sequence ATGACAGTCTCTGCTCCTTACTACGGTGATTCTTCAGTTCTAAGAACACCGCCACCTGATTTACCTTCATTACTTCTTAAAGAACGAATTGTTTACTTGGGGCTGCCTTTGTTTTCTGATGATGATGCAAAAAGGCAACTTGGAATGGACGTAACCGAATTGATTATTGCTCAACTTCTATATCTTGAATTCGACAATCCGGACAAGCCAATTTATTTCTATATCAACTCCACAGGAACGAGTTGGTACACAGGAGACGCAATTGGATTTGAAACAGAAGCTTTTGCCATCTGTGACACTATTAGCTATATAAAGCCACCAATTCATACTATTTGTATAGGTCAAGCGATGGGCACCGCAGCCGTAATCCTTTCTGCAGGGACAAAAGGACAAAGAGCTGCCTTACCTCATTCATCAATTGTTCTTCACCAACCAAGAAGTGGCGCACAAGGACAAGCAACAGATATACAAATTCGTGCAAAAGAAGTTATTCACAATAAGCATGCGATGCTTGAAATCCTTTCAAAAAATACAGGGCGGAGCATAGAGCAACTATCTAAAGATTCGGACAGAATGAGTTATTTAAACCCTCATCAAGCTGTTGAATATGGATTAATTGACAGAGTTTTAAAAAGTAGAAAAGATTTACCGACTTCCCTACCAGCCAAAGGATCAACCTCTTGA
- the hemW gene encoding radical SAM family heme chaperone HemW, with protein MHIPFCHRRCFYCDFPIVPLGDFADGEFGSGSASVKAYLELLFREVALIPKAYPLSTVYIGGGTPSILSPKQISALLGRLERHFGFQDGAEITLEIDPASFNKQKLQEYLGVGINRVSLGAQSFDNEVLASLGRRHDSNQLLDSCEWISAFFEQGEMYSWSLDLIQNLPGHNLAFWEKQLEMILEICPPHLSIYDLSIEKGTVFAWRKLRGELNLPNDDLAADVAQLTSSKLKNAGYARYEISNYALPGHASRHNRVYWSGAGWWGVGLGAASCPWGKRLHRPKKRSEYEAWLLTQETYGLDKSLQHLYQQPIDLDELFIVGLRRREGIDFEELAEDWGWNPIQRKAFLEELEKYWKDSLKRGWIQRKGSRFALHDPEGMDVSNHVLVEMLLWWDSLPKDAVALPIA; from the coding sequence GTGCATATTCCTTTTTGTCATAGACGCTGTTTCTATTGTGACTTTCCTATAGTCCCTTTAGGAGATTTTGCAGATGGAGAATTTGGTTCAGGCAGTGCATCAGTTAAAGCTTACTTAGAACTTCTTTTTAGAGAAGTTGCCTTGATTCCCAAAGCTTATCCTTTGTCAACAGTTTATATAGGCGGTGGAACTCCTTCTATTTTGAGTCCAAAGCAAATATCTGCATTGTTGGGTCGCCTTGAAAGACATTTTGGCTTTCAAGATGGTGCTGAAATTACTCTAGAGATAGACCCTGCAAGTTTTAATAAGCAAAAACTTCAAGAATATCTGGGTGTTGGAATTAATCGAGTAAGCCTTGGGGCGCAAAGTTTTGATAATGAAGTTTTAGCTTCGCTTGGTAGACGCCATGATTCCAATCAATTATTGGACTCTTGCGAATGGATTTCTGCTTTTTTTGAGCAAGGTGAAATGTATAGCTGGAGCTTAGATCTTATTCAAAACCTTCCAGGACATAATCTTGCTTTTTGGGAAAAACAGTTGGAAATGATTTTAGAAATTTGTCCACCACACCTTTCTATTTATGATCTTTCTATTGAGAAAGGAACAGTCTTCGCTTGGAGAAAACTTCGTGGAGAATTGAACTTACCCAATGATGATCTTGCAGCGGATGTAGCTCAATTAACTAGCTCTAAGTTGAAGAATGCTGGCTATGCCAGATATGAAATTTCAAATTATGCTCTGCCTGGACATGCTTCCAGGCATAACAGAGTTTATTGGAGTGGAGCAGGTTGGTGGGGGGTAGGTTTAGGTGCTGCTAGTTGCCCCTGGGGTAAAAGATTGCATAGACCAAAGAAACGCTCTGAATATGAAGCTTGGTTATTAACTCAAGAAACTTATGGTCTTGATAAATCTTTGCAGCATTTATATCAACAGCCAATCGATTTGGATGAGCTTTTCATTGTTGGACTTCGTCGTAGAGAAGGAATTGATTTTGAAGAATTAGCTGAAGATTGGGGTTGGAATCCAATTCAAAGAAAAGCATTCTTAGAAGAATTAGAAAAGTATTGGAAGGATTCTTTGAAAAGGGGATGGATACAGCGTAAAGGCTCAAGATTTGCTCTTCACGATCCTGAAGGAATGGATGTTAGTAATCATGTGCTTGTGGAAATGCTTTTGTGGTGGGATTCCCTTCCTAAAGATGCTGTTGCTTTACCCATTGCTTAA
- a CDS encoding HU family DNA-binding protein, whose product MNKADLVNLVAARTELTKTDVALVIDAAIETIIDSVVEGKKVSILGFGSFEPRDRSARQGLNPKTGEKIKIPAKRVPAFTAGKLFKDRVQG is encoded by the coding sequence ATGAACAAAGCAGACCTGGTCAACCTGGTTGCAGCTCGTACAGAGCTCACTAAAACAGACGTTGCACTAGTTATTGATGCAGCCATAGAAACCATTATTGATTCAGTAGTGGAAGGCAAGAAAGTCTCAATTCTTGGTTTTGGTTCTTTTGAACCTCGTGATCGCTCGGCTCGTCAGGGCCTTAACCCTAAAACAGGCGAGAAAATCAAAATTCCTGCCAAGCGGGTTCCTGCCTTTACTGCCGGAAAGCTATTTAAAGATCGGGTTCAAGGCTGA
- the panB gene encoding 3-methyl-2-oxobutanoate hydroxymethyltransferase, with protein sequence MIPKELVRFKELRKPITILTAWDSISSSIVEDAGADVVLVGDSLAMFVHGHTTTLPITLEQMLHHAQAVGRGFKNPVDKQPLVVCDLPFLSYQCGEDKAVSAAGTLLKNSCASAVKLEGAEREVLTVINRLIRMGIPVMGHLGLTPQSVNNLGYKRQAEDPISQNKLIDQAIQLENAGCFAIVLEHVPDNIAKNLREKLIIPVIGIGAGDHCDGQVRVTADLLGLTDKQPPFTKPLIEGKELFSHTLKQWVKQQHL encoded by the coding sequence ATGATCCCAAAGGAATTAGTTCGATTCAAAGAACTTAGAAAACCAATCACAATACTTACTGCCTGGGATAGTATTTCATCCTCAATAGTCGAAGATGCTGGGGCAGATGTAGTTCTAGTAGGGGATTCGTTGGCAATGTTTGTCCATGGACATACAACAACATTGCCCATAACACTTGAACAAATGCTTCATCATGCTCAAGCCGTTGGAAGAGGGTTTAAAAATCCAGTTGATAAGCAACCTTTAGTAGTTTGTGATTTACCATTTCTCAGCTATCAATGCGGAGAAGATAAAGCAGTTTCAGCTGCTGGCACTTTACTTAAAAACTCATGTGCATCTGCAGTAAAACTTGAAGGCGCTGAAAGAGAGGTGCTTACAGTTATAAATCGATTAATTCGTATGGGTATTCCAGTAATGGGGCATCTTGGATTAACTCCTCAATCAGTAAATAATCTTGGGTACAAAAGACAAGCTGAAGATCCTATTAGCCAAAACAAACTCATTGATCAAGCAATTCAATTGGAAAATGCCGGATGCTTTGCAATCGTTCTAGAGCATGTCCCAGATAACATTGCAAAGAATCTAAGAGAAAAATTGATTATTCCCGTTATTGGAATAGGAGCTGGAGATCATTGTGATGGGCAAGTAAGAGTAACGGCTGATTTACTAGGGCTCACAGACAAGCAGCCCCCCTTTACAAAGCCCCTAATAGAAGGAAAAGAATTATTTAGTCATACTCTTAAGCAATGGGTAAAGCAACAGCATCTTTAG
- a CDS encoding chlorophyll a/b-binding protein: MTKPSKEQEEQIIKQTIQKNNETALESRENARWLDNSGQSVDQVFGFNENAELVNGRAAMFGFLMLIVTEIVFGGQAATHSIFGLG; this comes from the coding sequence ATGACTAAACCAAGCAAAGAGCAAGAAGAACAAATAATCAAACAAACTATTCAAAAGAATAATGAAACAGCATTAGAGAGCAGAGAGAATGCAAGATGGCTAGATAATTCAGGACAATCTGTAGACCAAGTTTTTGGCTTTAATGAAAATGCAGAGTTAGTAAATGGAAGAGCAGCTATGTTTGGCTTCTTGATGCTTATAGTAACTGAAATAGTCTTTGGCGGACAAGCCGCAACTCATAGTATATTTGGTCTAGGTTAA
- a CDS encoding glycosyltransferase, translating into MSKESNVLPKNIALVHEWFLSRSVGGAEQVVCSIDKLISSLGSQAQLFSLTESESKRKESWLFGRSIQTSLIQQLPFGANNVQKFLPILPYAIEQINVSEFPLVISSSHLVGKGVITSPDQLHISYVHTPARYAWDQMNLYLERSSLSQAGLEPLIRFQLHKFRQWDQLSAQRVDCFIANSRFTARRVMKYWHRKAIVIHPPVDVERFIYQRDRDDYYLCLCRLVPNKKVDVVIRAFNLLNLPLIVVGDGPDYGYLKQLAGPTVELLGFQSKEKVERLMERCRAYVYAGIEDFGIAPVEAMAAGAPVIGLAKGGLLDTVRYFEKDLTASTGVLFPEQTEKSLFDAVSWFEEQKLYTKLSSERINNWAQNFRPEVFSNRLSSFLMKSYKDHLGFYSQTEE; encoded by the coding sequence ATCTCAAAAGAATCTAATGTGTTACCAAAGAACATTGCACTTGTGCATGAATGGTTCTTATCTCGATCGGTTGGAGGTGCCGAGCAGGTTGTTTGTTCTATTGATAAATTAATTTCTTCTCTAGGTAGTCAAGCTCAACTATTCTCTTTAACAGAGAGTGAAAGTAAAAGGAAAGAAAGTTGGCTTTTTGGAAGGTCGATTCAAACCAGTTTGATTCAACAATTGCCTTTTGGAGCAAATAACGTACAGAAATTCCTGCCAATTTTGCCATATGCAATTGAGCAAATAAATGTTTCTGAATTCCCCCTTGTGATTAGTAGTAGTCACCTCGTAGGCAAAGGAGTTATTACGTCGCCTGACCAGTTGCACATTAGTTACGTACACACGCCAGCAAGGTATGCCTGGGATCAGATGAATCTTTACTTGGAACGATCTTCGTTAAGTCAAGCTGGTTTGGAACCTTTGATTAGGTTCCAATTGCATAAATTTAGACAATGGGATCAGCTTAGTGCTCAAAGGGTTGATTGCTTTATAGCCAATTCGCGGTTTACGGCGAGAAGGGTGATGAAGTATTGGCACCGTAAAGCCATTGTTATCCATCCCCCAGTTGACGTTGAGCGGTTTATATATCAGAGAGATAGGGATGATTACTATTTATGTCTTTGTAGACTTGTTCCAAATAAGAAAGTTGATGTTGTAATACGAGCTTTTAATTTGCTGAACTTACCTTTAATTGTTGTAGGGGATGGTCCTGATTATGGGTATTTAAAACAACTTGCTGGCCCTACTGTCGAGCTTCTTGGGTTCCAATCAAAGGAGAAGGTGGAAAGGTTGATGGAACGATGTAGAGCTTATGTATATGCAGGTATAGAAGACTTTGGCATAGCTCCGGTTGAAGCTATGGCGGCAGGAGCGCCTGTGATCGGATTGGCGAAAGGAGGGCTTTTAGATACAGTTAGATATTTTGAAAAGGATCTAACTGCCTCCACTGGAGTGCTATTCCCAGAGCAAACTGAAAAATCTTTGTTTGATGCAGTTTCTTGGTTTGAGGAACAAAAACTATACACAAAATTAAGTTCTGAAAGAATTAATAATTGGGCGCAAAACTTTCGACCAGAAGTGTTTTCCAATCGCCTTTCTTCCTTCTTGATGAAGTCATATAAAGACCATTTGGGATTTTACTCTCAAACTGAAGAATAA
- a CDS encoding MBL fold metallo-hydrolase has protein sequence MQVRELIWAFPPKRGADDLTSWWLDLGTGPVLIDCPEITTEFLAQLKVLSKGRKASILLTSKYSHENARKLHEALGWPLLVQEQEAYLLPGLKGLKSFGEEYRTNSGLELLWTPGPTPGSCVVYAPAPLNVLFCGRLLIPVSTSKLAPLGKSKTFHWTTQERSLFKLREWLPSDALPLLASGLGFYSLGKDKLLQWDAWEPLAKS, from the coding sequence ATGCAAGTAAGAGAACTTATTTGGGCTTTCCCTCCCAAAAGAGGTGCTGACGATCTCACATCATGGTGGCTTGACTTGGGAACGGGGCCAGTATTGATTGATTGTCCTGAAATAACAACAGAATTCTTAGCGCAATTAAAAGTTCTTTCAAAGGGACGCAAAGCGAGCATTCTTCTCACAAGCAAATATTCACATGAAAATGCAAGAAAATTGCATGAGGCTTTGGGATGGCCTTTATTAGTTCAAGAGCAAGAGGCTTACCTGCTGCCAGGCTTAAAAGGCTTGAAGAGCTTTGGAGAGGAATATCGCACAAACTCTGGATTGGAATTGCTATGGACCCCAGGACCGACTCCTGGGAGCTGTGTTGTGTATGCTCCTGCACCCCTTAATGTGCTGTTCTGCGGACGTTTGTTAATACCCGTGTCAACTTCAAAACTTGCACCTTTGGGCAAATCAAAGACATTTCATTGGACAACTCAAGAGCGTAGTTTGTTTAAGCTTAGAGAATGGCTTCCTTCAGATGCATTGCCATTACTTGCTTCTGGATTAGGTTTCTATTCCCTAGGAAAAGATAAGTTGCTCCAATGGGATGCCTGGGAGCCACTAGCAAAAAGTTGA